From Candidatus Eisenbacteria bacterium, a single genomic window includes:
- a CDS encoding di-heme oxidoredictase family protein encodes MARTLAVLGLGLIVSAHAGAQTIEVPAFPVGAPTFADHLQDVDVAAAPDGGFTVVWGDYQLNNLSGGGDHATVRRFSAAGVPLAAAVRADTTAHVFDPHIALDGRGGYAAAWLWIGNQQYRYFGQTLGAGGEPTGSDFEITLDIAGYPSTNGPVVGTPDGPIFLWDQNGMWGRRLDSERHRRGGDIRVADNMYKTDVDVLPGGGFVATWEEFFGVAPSMGRLFGPTGQPRGPAFVASDSFHYPRVAVNPRGGFVVVGQGFDAGAQAAQVVARRFAGDGTPLGAEIVVEPGAPGVSVDPDVVFDDHGNFLVVWAQYSQSSALPPRGRAFDVDGVALGPAIDLGPAGSAEIRSARLGGGGIVNVWYWSSRATGSIVRICTPGLATCGDGVRVAACEECDDGVANGNAPGGCRADCRRARCGDGVVDAGEACDDGNTTSCDGCSAACAVEPGIACGDGVRNQACGEECDDGAANGNTPDGCRTDCRLAHCGDGVVDADEQCDDGNDTACDGCDADCLVEPVPPAVCAPVPMATASAADLARFEHGRHEFAETENVATGLGPVFNGVRCAECHATPTVGGSSARNVVRVGAGIGATYDSLEGVGGPVIQERGIVTPTCAVAGEVVPAEATAVTARNTPPLFGLGFIEAIPEISIRLQRERQRPPLSGRFNTNRATRRIGRFGWKAQIATIQDFAAEAYRDELGITSPFAPAENAPQGVPTTCDGAPEVEDDGNDVAAFTDFMTLLAPAPKPLPTLEARRGRRFFRRCKCQGCHTDKYRTSRVYPVPALRNLKVPLFSDLLVHDMGAALADGIEQEGASGSEFRTAPLWGLRFSAPYLHDGRAPTLEDAILAHGGEAQDSILRFLALDPASRSFLVAYLNSL; translated from the coding sequence ATGGCGCGGACGCTGGCCGTCCTTGGGCTCGGGCTGATCGTGTCGGCGCACGCCGGCGCGCAGACGATCGAGGTGCCCGCGTTTCCGGTCGGCGCCCCGACGTTCGCGGACCATCTGCAGGACGTCGACGTGGCGGCCGCGCCGGATGGTGGCTTCACGGTCGTGTGGGGCGACTACCAGCTGAACAACCTGAGCGGCGGGGGCGATCACGCGACCGTGCGGCGCTTCTCGGCGGCAGGCGTGCCGCTCGCGGCCGCCGTCCGCGCCGACACGACGGCGCACGTCTTCGATCCCCACATCGCGCTCGACGGACGCGGTGGCTACGCGGCGGCGTGGTTGTGGATCGGCAACCAGCAATACCGCTACTTCGGCCAGACCCTCGGCGCGGGCGGCGAGCCCACGGGATCCGACTTCGAGATCACGCTCGACATCGCCGGCTATCCCTCCACCAACGGGCCCGTCGTCGGGACGCCGGACGGCCCCATCTTCCTGTGGGACCAGAACGGCATGTGGGGGCGGCGGCTCGACTCCGAGCGGCATCGGCGCGGCGGCGACATCCGCGTCGCCGACAACATGTACAAGACGGACGTCGACGTCCTTCCGGGTGGCGGCTTCGTCGCGACCTGGGAGGAGTTCTTCGGGGTGGCGCCGAGCATGGGGCGCCTGTTCGGTCCGACGGGGCAGCCGCGCGGCCCGGCGTTCGTCGCGAGCGACAGCTTCCACTATCCCCGCGTCGCCGTGAACCCGCGCGGCGGCTTCGTCGTCGTCGGGCAGGGGTTCGACGCGGGAGCCCAGGCGGCGCAGGTCGTCGCGCGCCGGTTCGCCGGCGACGGAACGCCGCTCGGCGCCGAGATCGTCGTCGAGCCCGGCGCGCCGGGTGTGAGCGTCGATCCGGACGTCGTCTTCGACGACCACGGCAACTTCCTCGTCGTCTGGGCGCAGTACAGCCAGTCGTCCGCGCTGCCGCCGCGCGGGCGCGCCTTCGACGTCGACGGCGTGGCGCTCGGGCCGGCGATCGACCTCGGGCCCGCCGGGAGCGCCGAGATCCGCAGCGCGCGCCTCGGGGGCGGCGGCATCGTCAACGTCTGGTACTGGTCGAGTCGCGCCACGGGGAGCATCGTCCGCATCTGCACGCCGGGGCTCGCGACCTGCGGCGACGGCGTGCGCGTAGCGGCGTGCGAGGAGTGCGACGACGGCGTCGCGAACGGCAACGCGCCAGGCGGGTGTCGCGCCGATTGCCGGCGAGCGCGCTGCGGCGACGGCGTCGTCGACGCCGGCGAGGCGTGCGACGACGGCAACACGACCTCCTGCGACGGCTGCAGCGCGGCGTGTGCGGTCGAGCCCGGCATCGCGTGCGGCGACGGCGTCCGCAACCAGGCGTGCGGCGAGGAGTGCGACGACGGCGCCGCGAACGGGAACACGCCGGACGGCTGCCGCACCGATTGCCGTCTCGCCCACTGTGGCGACGGCGTCGTCGACGCGGACGAGCAGTGCGACGACGGCAACGACACGGCGTGCGACGGGTGCGACGCCGACTGCCTGGTCGAGCCGGTGCCGCCCGCGGTGTGCGCGCCGGTCCCGATGGCGACCGCGTCGGCCGCCGACCTCGCGCGCTTCGAGCACGGCCGCCACGAGTTCGCCGAGACCGAGAACGTCGCGACCGGTCTCGGGCCGGTCTTCAACGGCGTACGCTGCGCCGAGTGTCACGCGACGCCGACGGTCGGGGGCTCGAGCGCGCGCAACGTCGTGCGCGTCGGCGCCGGGATCGGCGCCACGTACGATTCGCTCGAGGGCGTGGGTGGCCCGGTCATCCAGGAGCGGGGCATCGTGACGCCGACCTGCGCCGTCGCGGGCGAGGTCGTCCCCGCCGAGGCGACGGCCGTCACCGCGCGCAATACGCCGCCGCTCTTCGGCCTCGGGTTCATCGAGGCGATCCCCGAGATCAGCATCCGCCTCCAGCGCGAGCGCCAGCGCCCGCCGCTCTCCGGTCGCTTCAACACGAACCGCGCGACCCGCCGCATCGGACGCTTCGGGTGGAAGGCGCAGATCGCGACCATCCAGGACTTTGCGGCCGAGGCCTACCGCGACGAGCTCGGCATCACGTCACCGTTCGCGCCCGCGGAGAACGCGCCGCAGGGCGTGCCGACGACGTGCGACGGTGCACCCGAGGTCGAGGACGACGGCAACGACGTGGCGGCGTTCACCGACTTCATGACGCTACTCGCGCCCGCACCGAAGCCGCTGCCGACGCTCGAGGCGCGGCGCGGCCGGCGCTTCTTCCGGCGCTGCAAATGCCAGGGCTGCCACACCGACAAGTACCGCACGTCGCGCGTCTATCCCGTCCCCGCGCTCCGCAACCTGAAGGTGCCGCTCTTCTCCGACCTGCTCGTCCATGACATGGGCGCCGCCCTCGCCGACGGCATCGAGCAGGAGGGCGCCAGCGGCAGCGAATTCCGCACCGCTCCCCTCTGGGGCCTCCGCTTCAGCGCCCCCTACCTCCACGACGGCCGCGCCCCGACTCTCGAAGACGCCATCCTGGCCCACGGCGGCGAAGCCCAAGATTCGATCCTGCGCTTCCTAGCCCTGGACCCCGCCTCACGATCTTTCCTCGTCGCCTACCTCAACTCCCTCTGA
- a CDS encoding carboxymuconolactone decarboxylase family protein produces MADDYLARGIEVTKKLWGERAGGQELPAQKLAPEFFGLVAQFVFGMFWSRPNLDIRSRSLCTVAQLAALGKHDELRGHLHGALNLGIKREELIEVLMQTACYAGVPAAVSALNAAADVLGPKA; encoded by the coding sequence ATGGCGGACGACTACCTGGCACGCGGAATCGAAGTGACGAAGAAGCTCTGGGGCGAGCGCGCCGGCGGGCAGGAGCTGCCGGCACAGAAGCTCGCGCCCGAATTCTTCGGGCTCGTGGCGCAGTTCGTGTTCGGCATGTTCTGGTCACGCCCGAACCTCGACATCCGGAGCCGGAGCCTGTGCACGGTCGCGCAGCTCGCGGCCCTCGGCAAGCACGACGAGCTGCGCGGGCACCTCCATGGGGCCCTCAACCTCGGCATCAAGCGCGAGGAGCTGATCGAGGTGCTGATGCAGACCGCCTGCTATGCCGGCGTCCCGGCGGCCGTGAGCGCGCTCAACGCGGCGGCCGACGTCCTCGGGCCCAAGGCCTAG